A DNA window from Mya arenaria isolate MELC-2E11 chromosome 17, ASM2691426v1 contains the following coding sequences:
- the LOC128224612 gene encoding uncharacterized protein LOC128224612, with translation MHSTYSCSMELKPSEIYFSQDSINNVFDKRCRHSYQLIGETLDALCENRCSIHSIPTISVMHKNGRWVTSDNRRLWVFRHLERLGKCKTVPVHATYHIPAGKMTSFNGGESVRVRGSPGGRWHMKPKPVVNQQYTSYSRPSSDLHTPSLNRSYIHEHERYSTPYSVRPTPTPAEYHYSVPVSAYNEVRRTVNTQYRPVQQENRIRNMCTIL, from the exons ATGCATAGTACTTATAGTTGCAGCATGGAGTTGAAGCcttcagaaatatatttttcgcagGATTCCATTAACAATGTGTTTGATAAAAGATGTCGACATAGTTACCAGCTCATTGGAGAGACTTTGGATGCGCTTTGTGAAAACAG ATGCAGTATTCATTCCATCCCGACGATATCTGTCATGCACAAGAACGGTAGATGGGTAACTTCCGATAATCGACGATTGTGGGTCTTTCGACATCTCGAACGCCTTGGAAAATGCAAAACTGTACCCGTCCATGCCACTTACCACATTCCCGCGGGAAAGATGACGTCATTTAATGGCGGCGAGTCAGTACGCGTGCGCGGAAGTCCAGGAGGAAGGTGGCATATGAAACCCAAACCGGTTGTAAACCAACAGTATACATCATACTCACGCCCGTCGAGTGACCTACACACGCCCTCCTTGAATAGATCATATATTCATGAACATGAAAGGTATTCGACGCCGTATTCAGTTCGACCAACGCCTACGCCTGCCGAATATCACTACTCTGTTCCGGTTTCTGCTTATAACGAAGTGCGGCGTACCGTAAATACGCAGTATAGACCAGTCCAACAGGAAAATAGGATAAGAAACATGTGCACCATTTTATGA
- the LOC128223373 gene encoding putative uncharacterized protein DDB_G0283467, with the protein TSTTITTSTTTTTTTSTTTTTTTTTSTTTSTTTSTIITTTTTSTTTTTTSSTTTSTT; encoded by the exons actagtactactataactactagtactactactactactactactagtact actactactactactactactacttctactactactagtactactacttctactattattactactactactactagtactactactactactactagtagtactactactagtactact